Proteins from a genomic interval of Acanthopagrus latus isolate v.2019 chromosome 7, fAcaLat1.1, whole genome shotgun sequence:
- the si:rp71-17i16.5 gene encoding phosphatidylinositol 4,5-bisphosphate 3-kinase catalytic subunit gamma isoform: MDPSLLLNLPASQQHLSGMVTESCSENCLKFICEFKPGPGTPQPSGDEAYSVNTDCELVSVILPAQCSVYQLRLRICMQAQEQNCHPEPLAILDPEKYTLLYARGEDWYEAYDDCQVIRTLDIPWSCDDTGRLSAHIVVQPLVAVDSEEKKKQQQCLAYLIGHNLESEASDRLGELTFTRRKLASPRRQELRNRDDKLYATEPWITYAPIPNDLQDQLNRKLPVTLHYMSKISFSIHVDFSTVPSVLLKVCRKVMADQRVDYDASDELVLKVCGREEFLSGDHPLSNFLWVRQCLKTNQDLHLSVVPVSQAVNEAVNFVDWPLVDGSSGQFSSHDDLRLDGKDLDNIFMISLWDCNRKLRVKLLGFDIAKLPNKCPQSVYVKASILYGNKVLSSVTSSPKAFADEVLWNEWLEFDVLLMDLPRGAKLGLTINACGGGGDVSPVTKDPKVSSTKDSKSQSSSVSKAPDLQKGKGKVLYFVNLLLIDHRSILSQGPYSLHMWSYPDLEEEAITYHADKLSSATNPDTADSMAISFLLDRYSFPVVLPNSFSSTECPDSSTSSPTPTKSAELSSSPYSSLTILPNTDSLSPLTDRVILRSPSPVTGTNRDRLKRFREESIRYATNLPHYLRNIDWMNRRVVEDVHWLLSNWDPGELDVTVALELLSMDFADVVVRRIAVQRLENLSNDDMLKYLLQLVQTLKVEPYHDSFLARYLIQRALRSKKIGHFFFWYVRSEVAGCPYFRQRMAVILEAYLLGCGQAMLDSFTKQVQAVEALQEVAIAIKNLYPDKTDLSPTAPLKLQEYLRICNLPNEFLLPFDPRVKAGMILLDKCKVMASKKKPLWLEFSPMPSPTSPTPVGIIFKQGDDLRQDMLVIQTLVVMDSIWQEKSLDLNLIPYGCISTGHNIGMIEIVRNAATIAAVQRNHGGTTGAFRNDALFEWLKSKCPLQEIHYKTVEKFVKSCAGYCVATYVLGIGDRHNDNIMITDQGNLFHIDFGHILGNTKRFLGVNRERVPFVLTPDFLYVMGRVKGHKSLYFQRFKDTCTQAYLSLRSHSRLLITLFHLMLLTGIPELSAAEDMRYLRDALQEEQSEAEAKEHFLQQISVCENQGWTVQANWWIHMVAGIK; this comes from the exons GCACAAGAACAAAATTGCCATCCTGAGCCACTTGCAATACTGGACCCAGAGAAATACACACTGTTATATGCCAGGGGGGAAGACTGGTACGAGGCTTATGATGACTGTCAGGTTATCAGGACGTTAGACATCCCATGGTCGTGTGATGACACCGGGCGTCTTTCAGCGCACATAGTGGTACAGCCACTAGTGGCAGTTGattcagaggagaagaagaagcaacagCAGTGTCTGGCTTACCTGATTGGACACAACCTGGAGAGTGAAGCGTCTGACAGACTTGGTGAGCTCACATTTACACGCAGGAAACTGGCATCTCCGAGAAGACAAGAGCTAAGGAATCGGGATGACAAGCTATATGCGACAGAGCCTTGGATAACATACGCCCCCATTCCAAATGACCTACAGGACCAGCTCAACAGAAAACTTCCTGTCACCCTCCATTACATGAGCAAGATCAGCTTCAGCATACATGTTGACTTTAGTACGGTGCCAAGCGTTCTTCTGAAAGTTTGTAGAAAGGTCATGGCAGACCAAAGGGTCGATTATGATGCTTCGGATGAGCTGGTTTTAAAAgtctgtgggagggaggagtTTTTATCTGGAGACCACCCCCTCAGCAATTTCCTGTGGGTTCGACAGTGCTTGAAAACCAATCAAGacctccacctctctgtggTCCCTGTGTCGCAGGCTGTCAACGAAGCTGTCAATTTTGTGGACTGGCCGCTCGTTGACGGTTCCAGCGGCCAGTTCAGCTCTCACGATGATCTCCGCCTTGATGGAAAGGATTTGGACAACATTTTCATGATATCCTTGTGGGACTGCAACAGAAAACTCAGAGTCAAACTGCTTGGCTTTGACATTGCAAAACTGCCGAACAAATGCCCTCAGTCTGTTTATGTGAAAGCCTCAATACTTTATGGCAACAAGGTTCTGTCTTCAGTGACGTCCTCTCCCAAGGCCTTCGCAGATGAAGTACTCTGGAATGAGTGGCTGGAATTCGACGTTCTGCTCATGGATCTACCACGTGGGGCAAAGCTAGGTCTCACTATTAATgcttgtggtggtggtggtgatgtcTCTCCAGTTACCAAAGATCCTAAGGTCTCTTCAACCAAAGACTCAAAGTCACAGTCGTCTTCAGTCAGTAAAGCACCTGACCTGCAGAAAGGGAAGGGGAAGGTGCTCTACTTTGTCAATCTTCTCCTCATAGATCACAG ATCCATCCTCAGCCAGGGCCCCTACAGCCTGCACATGTGGTCGTACCCTGACCTGGAAGAAGAGGCTATAACCTACCATGCGGATAAGCTGTCCTCTGCTACTAACCCAGACACAGCTGACTCCATGGCTATCAGCTTCCTTCTGGACCGCTACAGTTTCCCGGTGGTTCTCCCAAACAGCTTTAGCTCTACTGAATGCCCAGACAGTTCCACCTCCAGCCCCACTCCAACGAAATCAGCTGAACTCTCATCCTCACCTTACTCATCCCTGACAATCTTACCCAATACAGATTCTTTGAGCCCACTGACTGACAGAGTGATTCTAAGATCCCCATCTCCAGTCACCGGCACCAACAGGGATCGCCTCAAAAGGTTTCGGGAAGAGAGCATCCGCTATGCCACGAATCTTCCCCATTACCTACGCAATATTGATTGGATGAACCGAAGAGTGGTTGAGGATGTTCACTGGTTACTCTCAAACTGGGATCCTGGGGAACTTGATGTAACAGTGGCCCTAGAGCTGTTAAGCATGGACTTTGCTGATGTGGTGGTGAGGAGAATAGCAGTCCAGAGATTGGAGAACCTGTCCAATGATGATATGTTGAAGTATTTGCTGCAGTTGGTTCAG ACACTGAAAGTGGAACCTTACCATGACAGTTTTCTCGCTCGCTACCTCATCCAAAGAGCTCTGCGG AGCAAGAAAATCGgccacttcttcttctggtATGTCCGCAGTGAGGTGGCAGGGTGTCCGTATTTCCGCCAGCGCATGGCTGTGATACTGGAGGCTTACCTGCTGGGCTGTGGACAAGCCATGCTTGACAGCTTTACCAAACAGGTCCAGGCTGTGGAGGCCCTTCAGGAGGTTGCTATAGCGATTAAAAACCTCTATCCCGACAAGACTGATCTCTCTCCAACAG cacCCCTCAAACTTCAAGAGTATCTCAGAATATGTAATCTGCCAAACGAGTTCCTGCTGCCCTTTGACCCACGTGTCAAAGCTGGAATGATCCTG CTGGACAAATGCAAGGTGATGGCCTCCAAGAAGAAGCCACTGTGGCTGGAGTTCTCCCCCATGCCATCGCCCACCTCACCTACACCCGTCGGAATAATATTCAAACAGGGGGACGACCTCAGGCAGGATATGCTGGTCATTCAG ACACTGGTGGTGATGGATTCCATCTGGCAGGAGAAGTCTCTGGACCTGAACCTCATTCCATACGGCTGCATCTCCACAGGACACAACATAG GTATGATTGAGATCGTGAGGAATGCAGCAACCATTGCCGCAGTCCAGAGGAACCATGGAGGAACAACTGGAGCCTTCAGAAACGATGCTCTGTTTGAGTGGCTCAAGTCCAAATGTCCACTCCAAGAAATT CACTACAAGACTGTGGAGAAGTTTGTGAAGTCCTGTGCTGGTTACTGTGTGGCCACTTACGTGTTGGGTATAGGAGATCGACATAATGACAACATCATGATCACAGACCAAG GGAACCTGTTTCACATCGACTTCGGTCACATCCTGGGCAACACGAAGCGCTTCCTTGGTGTGAACAGGGAGCGTGTACCATTTGTCCTCACTCCTGACTTCTTGTATGTCATGGGCAGGGTCAAAGGGCACAAAAGCCTCTACTTTCAGCGGTTCAAG GACACTTGCACCCAAGCATATCTCTCCCTGCGCTCACACTCCCGTCTGCTCATCACTCTTTTCCACCTCATGCTTCTGACGGGCATCCCGGAGCTGAGTGCTGCAGAGGACATGCGCTACCTGCGGGATGCGCTCCAGGAGGAACAGAGTGAGGCAGAGGCCAAGGAGCATTTCCTCCAGCaaatctctgtgtgtgagaaccAGGGCTGGACTGTGCAGGCCAACTGGTGGATCCACATGGTGGCAGGCATCAAGTAG